A window from Pseudooceanicola algae encodes these proteins:
- a CDS encoding DnaA/Hda family protein yields the protein MPSDQPSLPLLPATEAMGREDFILGSGNQVAFAMLESWPDGWAASKVALWGPEGAGKTHLTRIWAESSGAIILPATALPASDIPSLSHGPVAIEDVPAIAGNRAAEESLFHLHNLVLAEGHSLLITGRSAPALWEIALPDLASRMQATPAIRLAAPDDALLSALFIKFFSERQIMPSPDVIPYLLLRVERSFRMARRVAAALDAQSLADQRPVTRAMAARVLRQLDGNAAEP from the coding sequence ATGCCGTCCGACCAGCCAAGCCTGCCCCTGCTGCCCGCGACCGAGGCAATGGGCCGTGAAGATTTCATTCTCGGCTCCGGCAATCAGGTCGCCTTCGCCATGCTGGAAAGCTGGCCCGACGGCTGGGCGGCCTCCAAGGTCGCGCTCTGGGGGCCGGAGGGGGCGGGCAAGACCCACCTGACGCGCATCTGGGCCGAAAGCAGCGGTGCCATCATCCTGCCCGCCACCGCCTTGCCGGCCAGCGACATCCCCTCCCTGTCCCATGGTCCGGTCGCGATCGAGGATGTTCCCGCCATCGCCGGTAATCGCGCCGCAGAAGAATCGCTGTTCCACCTGCACAACCTGGTGTTGGCCGAAGGTCATAGCCTGCTGATCACCGGACGCAGCGCCCCGGCCCTGTGGGAGATCGCCTTACCCGATCTTGCCAGCCGCATGCAGGCCACCCCCGCAATACGCCTTGCGGCCCCCGACGATGCCTTGCTATCAGCCCTTTTCATCAAGTTCTTCAGCGAACGCCAGATCATGCCCAGTCCCGATGTGATCCCCTACCTGCTACTGCGGGTTGAGCGGTCCTTTCGCATGGCGCGCCGTGTTGCGGCCGCGCTGGACGCACAATCGCTGGCCGATCAGCGCCCGGTCACCCGGGCAATGGCGGCGCGCGTGCTCAGGCAATTGGACGGCAACGCCGCAGAACCGTAA